In Zea mays cultivar B73 chromosome 7, Zm-B73-REFERENCE-NAM-5.0, whole genome shotgun sequence, the following proteins share a genomic window:
- the LOC100284298 gene encoding uncharacterized LOC100284298 isoform 1 (isoform 1 is encoded by transcript variant 1): MADSGSLRKREEKEEEDDIVCLDPSFFVDRSYEMTTFTFGSHELRLLCLRAASTDFDLTGQLVWPGAVLMNNYLSQHPEIVKGCSVVELGSGIGITGILCSRFCKEVVLTDHNDEVLEIIKKNIELQSCSENAHAVLTAEKLEWGNSDHLSGIIEKHPGGFDLVLGADICFQQSSISCLFDTVERIVRIQAGKCRFILAYVSRTKVMDALVLKEAEKHGMRVEEVNGTRTTISNLEGVIFDITLK, from the exons ATGGCGGACTCCGGAAGCCTGAGGAAGCGGGAGGAgaaggaagaggaggacgacattGTCTGCCTGGATCCTTCCTTCTTCGTGGACCGCAG CTACGAGATGACGACCTTCACCTTCGGATCCCACGAGTTGCGCCTCCTCTGCCTCCGCGCCGCTTCCA CTGATTTTGATCTTACTGGACAGTTAGTGTGGCCAGGGGCAGTCCTTATGAACAACTACCTATCTCAACACCCTGAAATTGTGAAGGGATGTTCAGTAGTTGAGCTAGGATCTGGGATTG GCATTACTGGCATATTGTGTAGCCGTTTCTGCAAGGAGGTTGTCTTGACTGATCACAATGATGAAGTTCTGGAG ATTATAAAGAAAAATATAGAGTTGCAGTCATGTTCTGAGAATGCACATGCAG TGTTGACAGCCGAGAAACTAGAGTGGGGAAACTCAGATCATTTAAGCGGTATTATTGAAAAACATCCTGGTGGATTTGATCTTGTTCTTGGAGCTGATATTT GCTTCCAGCAATCTAGCATTTCCTGCCTCTTTGATACTGTAGAGAGGATTGTTCGTATTCAAGCTGGTAAATGCAGATTCATATTGGCTTATGTATCCCGAACTAAAGT CATGGATGCACTAGTACTCAAGGAAGCTGAAAAGCATGGAATGCGTGTTGAAGAAGTGAACGGAACAAGAACAACCATCTCGAATCTTGAAGGAGTCATATTTGACATTACCCTGAAATGA
- the LOC100284298 gene encoding uncharacterized LOC100284298 isoform 2 (isoform 2 is encoded by transcript variant 2) — protein MADSGSLRKREEKEEEDDIVCLDPSFFVDRSYEMTTFTFGSHELRLLCLRAASTPLTGNLMIDAADFDLTGQLVWPGAVLMNNYLSQHPEIVKGCSVVELGSGIGITGILCSRFCKEVVLTDHNDEVLEIIKKNIELQSCSENAHAVLTAEKLEWGNSDHLSGIIEKHPGGFDLVLGADICFQQSSISCLFDTVERIVRIQAGKCRFILAYVSRTKVMDALVLKEAEKHGMRVEEVNGTRTTISNLEGVIFDITLK, from the exons ATGGCGGACTCCGGAAGCCTGAGGAAGCGGGAGGAgaaggaagaggaggacgacattGTCTGCCTGGATCCTTCCTTCTTCGTGGACCGCAG CTACGAGATGACGACCTTCACCTTCGGATCCCACGAGTTGCGCCTCCTCTGCCTCCGCGCCGCTTCCA CGCCACTGACAGGCAATTTAATGATTGATGCAGCTGATTTTGATCTTACTGGACAGTTAGTGTGGCCAGGGGCAGTCCTTATGAACAACTACCTATCTCAACACCCTGAAATTGTGAAGGGATGTTCAGTAGTTGAGCTAGGATCTGGGATTG GCATTACTGGCATATTGTGTAGCCGTTTCTGCAAGGAGGTTGTCTTGACTGATCACAATGATGAAGTTCTGGAG ATTATAAAGAAAAATATAGAGTTGCAGTCATGTTCTGAGAATGCACATGCAG TGTTGACAGCCGAGAAACTAGAGTGGGGAAACTCAGATCATTTAAGCGGTATTATTGAAAAACATCCTGGTGGATTTGATCTTGTTCTTGGAGCTGATATTT GCTTCCAGCAATCTAGCATTTCCTGCCTCTTTGATACTGTAGAGAGGATTGTTCGTATTCAAGCTGGTAAATGCAGATTCATATTGGCTTATGTATCCCGAACTAAAGT CATGGATGCACTAGTACTCAAGGAAGCTGAAAAGCATGGAATGCGTGTTGAAGAAGTGAACGGAACAAGAACAACCATCTCGAATCTTGAAGGAGTCATATTTGACATTACCCTGAAATGA
- the LOC100193174 gene encoding chaperonin — MAKRLLPSLNRVLVEKLVQPKKTAGGILLPETSKQLNAAKVVAVGPGERDKAGNLIPVALKEGDTVLLPEYGGTEVKLAADKEYLLFREHDILGTLVD; from the exons ATGGCGAAGAGGCTGCTCCCATCTCTGAACCGGGTGCTGGTTGAGAAGCTGGTGCAGCCCAAGAAGACCGCCGGCGGCATCCTCCTCCCGGAAACATCCAAGCAG CTGAATGCTGCTAAAGTGGTGGCTGTTGGCCCTGGTGAGCGCGACAAGGCAGGCAATCTGATCCCAGTTGCTCTGAAGGAAGGTGACACTGTTCTCCTGCCAGAGTATGGTGGAACTGAAGTTAAGCTTGCAGCTGATAAAGA GTACCTCCTCTTCAGAGAGCACGACATTTTGGGCACACTTGTGGACTGA